A single window of Leishmania panamensis strain MHOM/PA/94/PSC-1 chromosome 35 sequence DNA harbors:
- a CDS encoding hypothetical protein (TriTrypDB/GeneDB-style sysID: LpmP.35.5830): MQRLALVGRTAAAVQLHSCASPQPSAIMICSCSPLTVQRRGLRNLHQYPHARYKSLVKDCRRFSRNWWLTAGNNYELVSEVGHEREATENLAVLRDDSNNDAYVLSTNRLEDLPPAERLNVLVALMTERWKVKDNNRGYDKAKMLLKALECFSEMRLAGQIKVFDELPEADQDTFLQFVEGCAQFTQSCSHSHPDAVAIVLRAAVICDEMRCVGKREEMTHVAEVMAKRLDRAFASARPLETKAQLRSPSFTEIHSSLRMKQVMELREHFKDKPWVLEQKKRLEYFYGPRSRKIFHYPMRRDSVHRNLLAVPHRPETRSWNG; this comes from the coding sequence ATGCAGCGATTGGCATTGGTTgggcgcaccgctgcggccgtTCAGCTTCACAGCTGCGCATCTCCGCAGCCTTCGGCGATCATGATCTGCTCTTGTTCGCCCCTAACAGTGCAACGACGCGGCCTCCGCAATTTGCACCAGTACCCTCACGCGCGCTACAAGAGTCTCGTAAAGGACTGCCGACGCTTTTCGCGCAACTGGTGGCTGACGGCGGGCAATAACTACGAGCTTGTTTCCGAGGTTGGCCACGAGCGGGAGGCGACCGAGAACCTTGCGGTGTTGCGGGATGACAGCAACAACGATGCTTATGTCTTGTCCACGAACCGCCTTGAAGACCTACCGCCAGCGGAGCGACTCAAtgtgctggtggcgctcATGACGGAGCGGTGGAAAGTCAAAGACAACAATCGTGGATATGACAAGGCCAAGATGCTACTGAAAGCGCTCGAGTGCTTCAGCGAGATGCGCCTGGCAGGTCAGATAAAGGTCTTCGACGAGCTGCCAGAGGCGGACCAGGACACCTTCCTGCAGTTCGTTGAGGGCTGCGCGCAGTTTACGCAGAGCTGCTCGCACTCGCACCCCGACGCCGTGGCGATtgtgctgcgcgccgccgtgaTTTGCGACGAGATGCGCTGTGTtggcaagagagaagaaatgaCGCACGTTGCGGAAGTGATGGCGAAGCGACTGGATCGGGCCTTCGCCTCCGCGCGGCCTCTCGAGACGAAGGCGCAGCTGAGGTCTCCGTCCTTTACCGAGATTCACAGTAGCCTGCGGATGAAGCAGGTGATGGAGCTGCGAGAGCACTTCAAGGATAAGCCGTGGGTGCTggagcagaagaagcgcCTCGAGTACTTTTACGGACCTCGAAGTCGAAAGATTTTTCACTATCCGATGCGGCGGGACAGCGTCCATCGGAACTTGCTCGCCGTCCCACATCGACCAGAAACACGGTCGTGGAATGGATAG